The nucleotide window TCTCCTTGCAAAAAGAGGCAATTACACAGTTTGGACAACCATCCTCACATGGGCACTCTTCTATTCTTTGTAAGGCACCTTCTAAAATACTATCAACATGTTCGAATGCTTTCTCCGATAGTCCTGAGCCATACTTCCCTCCTTTACTATCATATAATATGAGCCTTGCCGGGCGTTTCCTTTTAGTTTGCCTCTCGGCAAATTCTTTCTCTGGCGCTTTACATTCGGTTTGGATCTCATCAACACCGGCTACTATAAACCTGGGAAGCAGTGCCATGATTCCATGCTGTGCAGAGTGAATACCGCCAGCTACGcttaaattttttctttgacatAAATCTAGTGCTCTCTTGGGAATATCAATCCATAAACCCTTCGAGTTTATCATAACAGGAGGATTATGCGTTTCGATTGCATCAATTATCCGCTTATACTTGTctactttgaaaaatccgAAGACGATAATCgttattttgattttacCAAAATATACGGGAATATCACTGGATTCCATTGAGCGAACGAGCTCAATTTCTTCTGGATCAACGTCTGTATAATCCCTTTGATTGGTTACCCAGTCGACATCTACACGCTGCACAGCAGCATAGCGTTCGTCTGGATTGAACTCTTTAACCAAATAAGGATAGCCTTGATGAATGAAAATCCCTCCGTCATAGAGTGTGAAACTTGTCCTCGAGCTTTCAACCTCTTCGATTATGGTATTCCTTCCATTCGTTATATCAACAACGGCAAACTGATCTTCTTCGCCCCCCCTTAAAGATACTAGTTTAGAGGGCCATGGTAAAAACCTATTATGAGTATGGTACCCTTCTGAATTATAATGAAGTCTTTCAGcacatattttttcaagagatgatttctcaaaatacAAGGAGTCTCTCTCAATGGTTATGGGCAATTCAAACGCTGCACATTGGATGTGACCTTCCAATATTAAAACGTTATGAAAGTCAAGAattaattcttgaaaagagtCCGTGTTTTCTCCATCTAGAAGAATTTCAGGATGTGCCACATAATGTTGATCTAGAGGTGCATCACTGGCTACTACTAAAGTAAGAGAGtcttgatttcttctaCCTGCTCTACCACTCTGTTGATGGAAGTTTGCCATTGACAGGGGAAACCCACACATTAAAACCGCATCTAAACCACCAATATCAACACCAAGCTCCAATGCATTTGTTGCTATAACTGCTTTCAAACCTCCATGGAACATCTCTcgttcaatttttcttctatcTGAAGCGGCATAACCTCCTCTATACGACATAACCTCAGTGAGTAAATCCTGGCGACCCATCTCCTCAAAAATAATCCTGACCTCTTTCATAAGAAGCTCACATACTCTCCGCACAAAACAGAAAGCAATTGTACGAacgtttttcaaaaccaaTTGAACCAAGATTTTAGCACTCTCCCGgatgaaattttctctACGCCTTTGATGCTGACTTAAAACTGGAGGATTCCACACCACCAAGTGTTTAGTTCCTCTTGGAGATCCATCTTCGTGGATTAATCGTACGTCTTTTATACCAAACATATTTCGCATATGTAGTATTGGTTCCTTTAGAGTTGCAGAGCATGAAATAAACTGCAACTTATTATTCTCATAAAAGTGCTGACAAAGCCTCAATAGTCTGCGCATAACCAGGGCGACATGTGAACCGAAGAGCCCTTTATAAACATGTAATTCATCAACCACAACTAACCGCAAATTGTACAGGAAATGCCTCCAATTTGGATGGTTGGGCAAAATACTTGTATGAACCATGTCTGGATTCGTAAAAATGACCCTTGCATTCTTTCTAATGAACATTCTCCGATTCTGTTCCGTATCCCCATCATATGTGTCGACAACTAGGTCTTTTAGCCTTGGAATTTTGGAGGCAAGTGTCTCGAAGGATCTTTTTTGATCCTGTGCCAAAGCTTTTGTTGGAAAAATGTACATGAAAGAGGACTCAGGCTCCTTCAGCAGTAAATCAATTGCTGAAAGTTGATAGATTAGTGATTTTCCGGAGGAGGTTGAAGTGGTAATTATTACATTCTCACCGTCATGAACAGCGTTCAATGCATCCGCTTGAtgagaataaaaatttttgtgGGTAAGTGCCTGAAACACGTCCGGTGAAATGCTGAAATCTAAATCTTTATATTCTGCAGTCCTTTCGGGTATGAGATGATGCTCTTTTATCTGACTATTGTATAAATCCGAATCCTTCAATTGCCTGATCAGTTCTTCCACTGAAGGTCGTACAAGCCCACTTTCCTTATCGACTACAACCCCTTTGTGTTTCTTATCTTTTGCGTTCATCATGGCATCGATGGGATCttcatattctttctttctggGCAAAACGCTTTCAGCTAGTCTGTTCAGCTCAGTCTTTGGATCAAGGCCCTGGGAAGTACATTTTGCAAGAAACTCAGAAAGAGCTCGATTAAACGTTTCAGCTCTCTTTGctatcatctttttcatctgaTCGCCATCGTAGGTTGGAAGTTTGACTCTGGCACCATTACCATCACTATTGAGCCAAGAATATCTCATGGTTCCATCAgtgaattcaaagattaGTACCTGAGTAGATTTTCCTTGCGAATATTCACTTTCAACATCCTTCAGCTCATAtatatcattttctttctgcTGGAAGCCACCACCCTTAAAATCGAACAC belongs to Zygotorulaspora mrakii chromosome 1, complete sequence and includes:
- the HRQ1 gene encoding ATP-dependent 3'-5' DNA helicase (similar to Saccharomyces cerevisiae YDR291W; ancestral locus Anc_5.301), whose protein sequence is MEADSRSIKRVKLATQDEFDELKQFFFRLNTLYTFLLCRKHVIPTFDTLQKPIQSSLKKEVSELDFAKVVALLPRDCLFKYIDENQIYTESKVFDFKGGGFQQKENDIYELKDVESEYSQGKSTQVLIFEFTDGTMRYSWLNSDGNGARVKLPTYDGDQMKKMIAKRAETFNRALSEFLAKCTSQGLDPKTELNRLAESVLPRKKEYEDPIDAMMNAKDKKHKGVVVDKESGLVRPSVEELIRQLKDSDLYNSQIKEHHLIPERTAEYKDLDFSISPDVFQALTHKNFYSHQADALNAVHDGENVIITTSTSSGKSLIYQLSAIDLLLKEPESSFMYIFPTKALAQDQKRSFETLASKIPRLKDLVVDTYDGDTEQNRRMFIRKNARVIFTNPDMVHTSILPNHPNWRHFLYNLRLVVVDELHVYKGLFGSHVALVMRRLLRLCQHFYENNKLQFISCSATLKEPILHMRNMFGIKDVRLIHEDGSPRGTKHLVVWNPPVLSQHQRRRENFIRESAKILVQLVLKNVRTIAFCFVRRVCELLMKEVRIIFEEMGRQDLLTEVMSYRGGYAASDRRKIEREMFHGGLKAVIATNALELGVDIGGLDAVLMCGFPLSMANFHQQSGRAGRRNQDSLTLVVASDAPLDQHYVAHPEILLDGENTDSFQELILDFHNVLILEGHIQCAAFELPITIERDSLYFEKSSLEKICAERLHYNSEGYHTHNRFLPWPSKLVSLRGGEEDQFAVVDITNGRNTIIEEVESSRTSFTLYDGGIFIHQGYPYLVKEFNPDERYAAVQRVDVDWVTNQRDYTDVDPEEIELVRSMESSDIPVYFGKIKITIIVFGFFKVDKYKRIIDAIETHNPPVMINSKGLWIDIPKRALDLCQRKNLSVAGGIHSAQHGIMALLPRFIVAGVDEIQTECKAPEKEFAERQTKRKRPARLILYDSKGGKYGSGLSEKAFEHVDSILEGALQRIEECPCEDGCPNCVIASFCKENNLVSSKRAAQIILHCILGHQDSTFIDKIQDGPEAHMPEIKVETVEPVSSHVNFSQGFQIIEAKQLKAAVDPHFIKKED